One window from the genome of Nocardioides panaciterrulae encodes:
- a CDS encoding branched-chain amino acid ABC transporter permease, whose product MDTIQAILNAMVREAISPQTAAVAIAAIGLNIHFGYTGLINIGQSGFMLLGAYGLAISVGHGLPLIVGVLIGFAAALVFALVLGAPTLKLRGDYLAIVTISAAEILRYVGRSALLTDFTGAAQGLSGATFRGPFVNLSFFGDGTTTLSPFSYHDVAGGAVWVRLLGWLLVIACVAGIVVLVRSAKRPPRVRRAVRGPGRRPEVTATTEERVDLGADAAAPAGLSPAVRGAAIVLLGVLGVLVVFFLVPTTYQNTGVSGWWVRFAAWVLVAVSVVVVWLLVRSPWGRLLRGIREDEDAIRSLGKNVFAIKMQALIIGGVFGALGGMVYVLASSVQPDSMGRSLTFFCYTALLIGGAASIFGPVLGAVIFYGARIVIKVAAGAYVPDSIMNGQQTEQFSYIVVGVALMLIVIFRPQGILGNKRELRFNV is encoded by the coding sequence ATGGACACCATCCAGGCGATCCTCAACGCCATGGTGCGCGAGGCCATCTCGCCGCAGACCGCGGCCGTGGCCATCGCCGCCATCGGCCTGAACATCCACTTCGGCTACACCGGCCTGATCAACATCGGCCAGTCCGGCTTCATGCTGCTCGGCGCCTACGGCCTGGCGATCTCGGTCGGCCACGGGCTGCCGCTGATCGTCGGCGTGCTCATCGGCTTCGCGGCCGCCCTGGTCTTCGCGCTGGTGCTCGGAGCGCCGACCCTGAAGCTGCGCGGCGACTACCTCGCGATCGTGACCATCTCGGCCGCGGAGATCCTGCGGTACGTCGGGCGCTCAGCCCTGCTGACCGACTTCACCGGCGCGGCCCAGGGCCTGAGCGGCGCGACCTTCCGAGGCCCGTTCGTCAACCTGTCGTTCTTCGGGGACGGCACCACGACGCTGAGCCCGTTCAGCTACCACGACGTGGCCGGCGGTGCGGTGTGGGTCCGCCTCCTCGGCTGGCTGCTCGTCATCGCGTGTGTCGCGGGCATCGTGGTGCTGGTCCGCAGCGCCAAGCGTCCTCCCCGCGTGCGCCGGGCGGTCCGCGGGCCCGGCCGGCGGCCCGAGGTCACCGCGACGACCGAGGAGCGCGTCGACCTCGGCGCCGACGCCGCTGCCCCCGCGGGGCTCTCCCCGGCGGTGCGCGGCGCGGCCATCGTGCTGCTCGGCGTGCTGGGCGTGCTGGTGGTCTTCTTCCTGGTGCCGACCACCTACCAGAACACCGGCGTCAGCGGCTGGTGGGTGCGCTTCGCCGCCTGGGTGCTGGTCGCGGTCTCGGTGGTCGTGGTCTGGCTGCTGGTCCGCAGCCCCTGGGGTCGCCTGCTGCGCGGCATCCGCGAGGACGAGGACGCGATCCGCAGCCTCGGCAAGAACGTCTTCGCGATCAAGATGCAGGCGCTGATCATCGGCGGCGTCTTCGGCGCCCTGGGCGGCATGGTCTACGTGCTGGCCTCCTCGGTGCAGCCGGACTCGATGGGCCGCTCGCTGACGTTCTTCTGCTACACCGCCCTGCTGATCGGTGGTGCGGCGTCGATCTTCGGCCCGGTGCTCGGCGCCGTGATCTTCTACGGCGCGCGGATCGTGATCAAGGTCGCCGCCGGCGCCTACGTGCCCGACAGCATCATGAACGGCCAGCAGACCGAGCAGTTCTCCTACATCGTCGTCGGCGTCGCACTGATGCTGATCGTGATCTTCCGTCCGCAGGGGATTCTCGGCAACAAGAGGGAGCTCCGGTTCAATGTCTGA
- a CDS encoding ABC transporter ATP-binding protein, with the protein MSDTSTTTAGLADPAARRALMAGVATTPGSAKPDPILVVDNIVRAFGGMTAVDVGHLEVQRGVITALIGPNGAGKTTFFNLITGFDRPTSARTGANWSFDGAKLNKTSASSVARAGMVRTFQLTKALSRMTVMENMLLGAQGQTGENLLKCVFKPLWRNQEREIEEKAKELLQRFKLLEKKDDYAGSLSGGQRKLLEMARALMSDPKMIMLDEPMAGVNPALTQSLLGHVQSLRDDGMTVLFVEHDMHVVRHISDWVAVMAEGRLVAEGPADTVMSDTAVIDAYLGAHHDTDLGDDRLLSDDTMDQLSEEAAEEQAHREEEQS; encoded by the coding sequence ATGTCTGACACCAGTACGACGACCGCCGGTCTCGCGGACCCCGCCGCCCGGCGGGCGCTGATGGCCGGCGTGGCCACGACCCCCGGCTCGGCCAAGCCCGACCCGATCCTCGTCGTCGACAACATCGTCCGCGCGTTCGGCGGCATGACCGCCGTCGACGTCGGCCACCTCGAGGTCCAGCGGGGGGTGATCACCGCGCTGATCGGGCCCAACGGTGCCGGCAAGACGACGTTCTTCAACCTGATCACCGGCTTCGACCGGCCCACCTCGGCGCGGACGGGGGCGAACTGGTCCTTCGACGGCGCGAAGCTGAACAAGACCTCGGCCTCGAGCGTCGCCAGGGCCGGCATGGTCCGCACCTTCCAGCTCACCAAGGCGCTGAGCCGGATGACGGTCATGGAGAACATGCTGCTGGGCGCCCAGGGGCAGACCGGGGAGAACCTCCTCAAGTGCGTGTTCAAGCCGCTGTGGCGCAACCAGGAGCGCGAGATCGAGGAGAAGGCCAAGGAGCTGCTCCAGCGGTTCAAGCTGCTCGAGAAGAAGGACGACTACGCCGGCAGCCTCTCCGGCGGCCAGCGCAAGCTGCTGGAGATGGCGCGTGCGCTGATGAGCGACCCGAAGATGATCATGCTCGACGAGCCGATGGCCGGGGTGAACCCGGCCCTCACGCAGTCGCTGCTCGGCCACGTCCAGAGCCTGCGCGACGACGGCATGACCGTGCTGTTCGTCGAGCACGACATGCACGTCGTGCGCCACATCTCCGACTGGGTCGCGGTGATGGCCGAGGGCCGGCTGGTCGCGGAGGGCCCGGCCGACACCGTCATGTCGGACACCGCGGTGATCGACGCCTACCTCGGCGCCCACCACGACACCGACCTCGGGGACGACCGGTTGCTGAGCGACGACACCATGGACCAGCTGTCGGAGGAAGCGGCCGAGGAACAGGCCCACCGCGAGGAGGAGCAGTCGTGA
- a CDS encoding ATP-binding cassette domain-containing protein, which translates to MSAQTQTSTQSGTGPGARDAVIEARDVVAGYLPGVNILNGCSLVAYPGEMIGIIGPNGAGKSTLLKAIFGLVKVHSGSVVLGDRDITNAKTNRLVEMGVGFVPQTNNVFPTLTIEENLRMGLFMRPKKVGERLAAMWDLFPVLHDRRNQRAGALSGGERQSLAMARALMMEPSVLLLDEPSAGLSPVRQDETFIRTRRINKTGVCVVMVEQNARRCLQICDRGYVLDQGRDAYTGTGRELADDPKVIELYLGTLAKDVESEHPQH; encoded by the coding sequence GTGAGCGCCCAGACCCAGACCAGCACACAGTCGGGGACGGGCCCGGGAGCCCGCGACGCCGTCATCGAGGCCAGGGACGTCGTCGCCGGCTACCTGCCCGGAGTGAACATCCTGAACGGGTGCAGCCTGGTGGCCTACCCCGGCGAGATGATCGGCATCATCGGCCCGAACGGTGCCGGCAAGTCGACGTTGCTGAAGGCCATCTTCGGTCTGGTGAAGGTGCACTCCGGCAGCGTGGTCCTGGGCGACCGGGACATCACGAACGCCAAGACGAACCGTCTCGTGGAGATGGGCGTCGGCTTCGTGCCGCAGACCAACAACGTCTTCCCGACGCTGACGATCGAGGAGAACCTCCGCATGGGGTTGTTCATGCGGCCGAAGAAGGTCGGCGAGCGGCTCGCCGCGATGTGGGACCTCTTCCCGGTGCTCCACGACCGCCGCAACCAGCGCGCCGGCGCGCTGTCCGGCGGGGAGCGGCAGTCCCTCGCCATGGCCCGGGCGCTGATGATGGAGCCCTCGGTGCTGCTGCTCGACGAGCCGTCGGCCGGCCTGTCGCCGGTGCGCCAGGACGAGACGTTCATCCGGACCCGCCGGATCAACAAGACCGGCGTGTGCGTGGTCATGGTGGAGCAGAACGCCCGCCGCTGCCTGCAGATCTGCGACCGCGGCTACGTCCTGGACCAGGGACGCGACGCCTACACGGGCACCGGCCGCGAGCTGGCCGACGACCCCAAGGTGATCGAGCTCTACCTCGGCACGCTGGCCAAGGACGTCGAGTCGGAGCACCCGCAGCACTGA
- a CDS encoding ABC transporter substrate-binding protein, with protein MNRSTTATWARLAAGTAALGLALTACGSSDSNNNASAKSSDTPAAGSTSGSENFTNDKCSGSQTSADSLRVGGILPLTGNLAYLGPPEIAGVGLAVSDINAAGGVDGAKACHDIQDSGDSTDMSVSTASAGSLVASNPSVVIGAASSSVSLNVVDTFASNKIVEVSPANTAVDLSGYSPYYFRTAPPDGIQGNALGTLISTDGYQKVAFIVFNDTYGTGLRNAVQQTIESSGGQCTYGCKGQGDEFPAGQTTFSSEVGAALATKPDAIVVLAFDETKQIIPELKSQGWDMSKVYLSDGNTADYSKDFEKGTMEGAQGTIPGADPDQSFKDRLSGWAEVGEGKPLADYAYGAESYDATILAALAAVKGGATDPQTIQKNFAAVSGATGGEECKTYADCVKLLKDGKEIRYAGPSGIGPINKQNDPSSAFIGIFKYNADNKNELSTTVQGSSS; from the coding sequence GTGAATCGATCAACAACCGCCACGTGGGCGAGGCTGGCGGCAGGAACCGCTGCCCTCGGCCTGGCCCTGACCGCCTGCGGGTCCAGCGACTCCAACAACAACGCCTCCGCGAAGTCCTCGGACACCCCGGCGGCCGGGTCGACCTCCGGCAGCGAGAATTTCACGAACGACAAGTGCTCCGGCAGCCAGACCAGCGCCGACTCGCTGCGCGTCGGTGGCATCCTGCCGCTGACCGGCAACCTGGCCTACCTCGGTCCCCCGGAGATCGCGGGCGTCGGCCTGGCCGTCTCCGACATCAACGCCGCGGGCGGCGTGGACGGAGCCAAGGCCTGCCACGACATCCAGGACTCCGGCGACTCCACCGACATGTCGGTCTCGACCGCCTCCGCCGGCAGCCTCGTGGCCAGCAACCCGTCGGTGGTCATCGGCGCGGCCTCGTCGTCGGTGTCGCTGAACGTCGTCGACACCTTCGCCTCGAACAAGATCGTCGAGGTCTCCCCCGCCAACACCGCGGTCGACCTCAGCGGCTACTCGCCGTACTACTTCCGCACCGCTCCCCCGGACGGCATCCAGGGCAACGCGCTCGGCACGCTGATCAGCACCGACGGCTACCAGAAGGTCGCCTTCATCGTGTTCAACGACACCTACGGCACCGGCCTGCGCAACGCCGTCCAGCAGACCATCGAGAGCTCCGGCGGCCAGTGCACCTACGGGTGCAAGGGCCAGGGCGACGAGTTCCCGGCCGGCCAGACGACGTTCTCCTCCGAGGTCGGCGCCGCGCTGGCGACCAAGCCGGACGCGATCGTGGTCCTCGCCTTCGACGAGACCAAGCAGATCATCCCCGAGCTGAAGTCGCAGGGCTGGGACATGTCGAAGGTCTACCTGTCCGACGGCAACACCGCCGACTACAGCAAGGACTTCGAGAAGGGCACCATGGAGGGCGCCCAGGGCACCATCCCCGGCGCCGACCCGGACCAGTCCTTCAAGGACCGGCTCTCCGGCTGGGCCGAGGTGGGTGAGGGCAAGCCGCTCGCCGACTACGCCTACGGCGCAGAGTCCTACGACGCCACCATCCTCGCCGCGCTCGCGGCGGTGAAGGGCGGCGCCACCGACCCGCAGACCATCCAGAAGAACTTCGCGGCGGTCTCCGGCGCGACCGGCGGCGAGGAGTGCAAGACCTACGCCGACTGCGTCAAGCTGCTCAAGGACGGCAAGGAGATCCGCTACGCCGGCCCGTCGGGCATCGGGCCGATCAACAAGCAGAACGACCCGTCCTCGGCGTTCATCGGCATCTTCAAGTACAACGCCGACAACAAGAACGAGCTGAGCACCACCGTCCAGGGCTCCTCGTCCTGA
- a CDS encoding DUF554 family protein, producing the protein MIPGTGTAVNVAAVLLGATVGVLLGNRLPVRTRDVVTDGLGLVTLLIAGISAMAVLDDALAREVGSSAPMLIVLGSLLLGGILGSTLRLEQRVESFGGRLQRRLAGDTGSVERHRFIEGFVGSSLLFCTGPLTILGSLNDGLGNGADQLYLKSVLDGFAAIAFAASFGWGVAASALTVVTVQGGLTVLGLLLGDVLPPPHLAALTATGGLLLVGVALRLLRVREIPVADLLPALVLAPLLTQLAAWLH; encoded by the coding sequence GTGATCCCCGGAACCGGCACGGCGGTCAATGTGGCGGCGGTGCTGCTCGGCGCGACCGTGGGAGTCCTCCTCGGCAACCGGCTGCCGGTGCGCACCCGCGACGTCGTCACCGACGGCCTCGGACTGGTCACGCTGCTGATCGCCGGCATCTCCGCGATGGCGGTGCTCGACGACGCCCTCGCCCGCGAGGTCGGCTCCAGCGCCCCCATGCTGATCGTCCTCGGCTCGCTGCTGCTGGGCGGCATCCTCGGCTCGACCCTGCGCCTCGAGCAGCGGGTGGAGTCCTTCGGCGGCCGGCTGCAGCGGCGCCTCGCCGGGGACACGGGGTCGGTCGAGCGCCACCGCTTCATCGAGGGCTTCGTCGGCTCCTCGCTGCTGTTCTGCACCGGCCCCCTGACGATCCTCGGCTCCCTCAACGACGGGCTGGGCAACGGCGCCGACCAGCTCTACCTGAAGTCCGTCCTCGACGGCTTCGCCGCGATCGCGTTCGCGGCGTCCTTCGGCTGGGGGGTGGCCGCCAGCGCGCTGACGGTCGTCACCGTGCAGGGCGGGCTCACCGTGCTGGGCCTGCTGCTCGGCGACGTCCTGCCTCCGCCGCACCTAGCGGCGCTGACCGCCACCGGTGGTCTCCTGCTGGTGGGTGTCGCGCTGCGGCTGCTGCGGGTCCGGGAGATCCCCGTCGCGGACCTGCTGCCCGCACTGGTGCTCGCCCCGCTGCTGACCCAGCTGGCGGCGTGGCTTCATTGA
- a CDS encoding GNAT family N-acetyltransferase, translated as MARSLVSLRCATPADAPTLAELWAEVLRRTDQVERIADLVTVIERAATTDGQRLVVAEYDGEIAGAVHLHVATMTPINLEPIVFAVSPHVFPRFRRHGVGTALIDAAVSYAEERGIGHVATGAAAGSRDANRFMARLSLGPQAVLRVAATPAVRGRLTAQRPAGQRPGNRSGRQLTQVLAARRSLRRSQTPPSVGSH; from the coding sequence ATGGCCCGATCTCTGGTGTCGCTGCGCTGCGCGACGCCTGCCGACGCGCCCACCCTGGCGGAGCTGTGGGCCGAGGTGCTGCGTCGCACCGACCAGGTCGAGCGGATCGCCGACCTGGTGACGGTCATCGAGCGCGCCGCCACCACCGACGGGCAGCGCCTGGTCGTGGCGGAGTACGACGGCGAGATCGCCGGCGCCGTACACCTCCACGTCGCGACCATGACGCCGATCAACCTGGAGCCGATCGTCTTCGCGGTCTCCCCGCACGTCTTCCCGCGGTTCCGCCGGCACGGCGTGGGCACCGCGCTCATCGACGCGGCCGTCTCGTACGCCGAGGAGCGTGGGATCGGCCACGTGGCCACCGGCGCGGCCGCCGGGTCCCGCGACGCCAACCGGTTCATGGCCCGCCTCTCGCTGGGCCCCCAGGCGGTCCTGAGGGTCGCCGCCACCCCCGCCGTACGGGGCCGGCTCACCGCCCAGCGGCCCGCGGGTCAGCGCCCCGGCAACCGCTCCGGGCGCCAGCTCACCCAGGTGCTCGCCGCGCGCCGCTCGCTGCGGCGTAGCCAGACCCCACCGTCGGTGGGCAGCCACTGA
- a CDS encoding hotdog fold thioesterase, giving the protein MTDQTPLTPPAPIDVDSFIAAMPEGMGKLNERMGIEIQEMSAERVVGTMPVEGNTQPYGLLHGGASVVLAETLGSVGSGVHAHPDKFSVGVDINATHHRSATSGTVTGVATAVHLGRSSATYEVVISDEQGRRVCTSRITCALVPREKFTR; this is encoded by the coding sequence ATGACCGACCAGACCCCCCTGACTCCCCCGGCTCCGATCGACGTGGACAGCTTCATCGCCGCCATGCCCGAGGGCATGGGCAAGCTGAACGAACGGATGGGCATCGAGATCCAGGAGATGTCCGCGGAGCGGGTCGTGGGGACGATGCCGGTGGAGGGCAACACCCAGCCCTACGGGCTGCTGCACGGGGGCGCGTCCGTGGTGCTCGCCGAGACCCTGGGCTCGGTCGGCTCGGGTGTGCACGCGCACCCCGACAAGTTCTCCGTCGGCGTCGACATCAACGCCACCCACCACCGCTCGGCCACCTCCGGGACGGTGACCGGCGTGGCCACGGCGGTGCACCTGGGGCGGAGCAGCGCCACCTACGAGGTGGTCATCTCCGACGAGCAGGGCCGGCGGGTCTGCACCTCCCGGATCACCTGCGCGCTGGTCCCGCGGGAGAAGTTCACCCGCTGA
- the polA gene encoding DNA polymerase I: MPELDTTPADHDRPRLLLLDGHSLAYRAFFALPVENFSTTTGQHTNAVYGFTSMLINVLRDERPTHVAVAFDVSRQGFRLEEYPDYKAKRNKAPDEFKSQLPLIEEVLDALRVPYLKKEGYEADDIIATLVTEALADDLDVLILTGDRDSLQLVTDRSTVLYPMKGVSDLARMTPEAVEAKYGVPPHRYPELAALVGEDSDNLPGVPGVGPKTAAKWLTQYDGLDNVITRADEIKGKAGENLRAHLGEVIRNRRLNALVRDLALELRPAELAMRPWDRQEVHTLFDSLEFRVLRDRLFETLSSEEEIDDSGFEMAGQRLAPGEVAAWLGTHARTEGRRTGVAVQGSWRAGTGEVWSVALAAQDGTAAWFDAAEVSPEDDGALAAWFADAGVAKVLHDAKGPMLALSARGWPLDGLVSDTALAAYLVRPDQRSYDLADLTLRYLKRELRQEDPGAQGQLSFDTLEGSDGGASDVAMLHARAVLDLAEALDAAIEEHGGARLLADIELPLVHLLAQMERTGIAVDTDHLEALESHFAGEVKRAADDAFAVIGKEINLGSPKQLQVVLFDELDMPKTKRTKTGWTTDADALQQLYVKTEHPFLLHLLRHRDVSRLRQTIEGLLKTVASDGRIHTTFNQLIAATGRLSSTDPNLQNIPIRTEEGRRIREGFVVGAGFESLMTADYSQIEMRIMAHLSEDALLIEAFRSGQDFHSITAARVFDVPAADVNVEMRAKIKAMNYGLAYGLSAFGLAQQLRIEPGEARELMEEYFLTFGGVRDYLAGVVDEARRSGFTETMWGRRRYLPDLTSDNRQRREMAERMALNAPIQGSAADLIKVAMLHVDGAIRRSGLRSRMLLQVHDELVFEVAPGEREALEVLVREQMGGAADLAVPLDVSVGTGRSWHEAAH; this comes from the coding sequence GTGCCTGAGCTCGACACCACCCCCGCCGACCACGACCGCCCGCGCCTGCTCCTGCTGGACGGCCACTCGTTGGCGTACCGCGCGTTCTTCGCGCTGCCGGTGGAGAACTTCTCCACCACCACGGGCCAGCACACCAACGCCGTCTACGGCTTCACCTCGATGCTGATCAACGTGCTGCGCGACGAGCGCCCGACCCACGTCGCGGTCGCGTTCGACGTCTCCCGGCAGGGCTTCCGCCTCGAGGAGTACCCGGACTACAAGGCCAAGCGCAACAAGGCGCCCGACGAGTTCAAGAGCCAACTGCCGCTGATCGAGGAGGTGCTCGACGCCCTGCGGGTGCCCTACCTGAAGAAGGAGGGCTACGAGGCCGACGACATCATCGCCACGCTGGTCACCGAGGCGCTGGCCGACGACCTCGACGTGCTGATCCTGACCGGTGACCGCGACAGCCTGCAGTTGGTCACCGACCGGTCCACGGTGCTCTACCCGATGAAGGGCGTCTCGGATCTCGCGCGGATGACGCCCGAGGCGGTCGAGGCGAAGTACGGCGTACCGCCGCACCGCTACCCCGAGCTCGCCGCGCTCGTCGGGGAGGACTCCGACAACCTGCCGGGCGTGCCCGGGGTCGGCCCGAAGACGGCGGCGAAGTGGCTCACGCAGTACGACGGGCTCGACAACGTCATCACCCGCGCCGACGAGATCAAGGGCAAGGCCGGCGAGAACCTGCGTGCCCACCTGGGCGAGGTGATCCGCAACCGGCGACTCAACGCGCTGGTGCGTGACCTCGCCCTCGAGCTGCGGCCTGCCGAGCTCGCGATGCGTCCGTGGGACCGGCAGGAGGTGCACACGCTCTTCGACAGCCTGGAGTTCCGGGTGCTGCGCGACCGGCTGTTCGAGACGCTCAGCTCGGAGGAGGAGATCGACGACTCGGGCTTCGAGATGGCGGGGCAGCGGCTGGCCCCGGGGGAGGTCGCCGCCTGGCTCGGCACCCACGCCCGCACCGAGGGCCGTCGGACCGGCGTGGCCGTGCAGGGCAGCTGGCGGGCCGGCACCGGCGAGGTCTGGTCGGTCGCGCTGGCCGCGCAGGACGGCACCGCCGCGTGGTTCGACGCCGCCGAGGTGAGCCCCGAGGACGACGGCGCGCTCGCGGCCTGGTTCGCCGACGCGGGCGTGGCCAAGGTCCTGCACGACGCCAAGGGGCCGATGCTCGCCCTGTCGGCCCGCGGCTGGCCGCTCGACGGGCTGGTGAGCGACACCGCCCTCGCGGCCTACCTCGTGCGCCCGGACCAGCGCTCCTACGACCTGGCCGACCTGACCCTGCGCTACCTCAAGCGCGAGCTCCGTCAGGAGGACCCGGGCGCGCAGGGGCAGCTCAGCTTCGACACCCTCGAGGGCAGCGACGGCGGCGCGAGCGACGTCGCGATGCTGCACGCCCGGGCCGTGCTCGACCTCGCCGAGGCCCTCGACGCCGCGATCGAGGAGCACGGCGGGGCCCGGCTGCTCGCTGACATCGAGCTGCCGCTGGTCCACCTGCTCGCCCAGATGGAGCGCACCGGCATCGCGGTCGACACCGACCACCTCGAGGCCCTGGAGAGCCACTTCGCCGGTGAGGTGAAGCGGGCCGCCGACGACGCGTTCGCGGTGATCGGCAAGGAGATCAACCTCGGCTCGCCCAAGCAGCTGCAGGTGGTGCTGTTCGACGAGCTCGACATGCCGAAGACCAAGCGCACCAAGACCGGCTGGACCACCGACGCCGACGCGCTGCAGCAGCTCTACGTCAAGACCGAGCACCCGTTCCTGCTGCACCTGCTGCGCCACCGCGACGTGTCCCGGCTGCGGCAGACCATCGAGGGGCTCCTCAAGACCGTCGCCTCCGACGGCCGGATCCACACGACCTTCAACCAGCTCATCGCCGCCACCGGCCGGCTCTCGAGCACCGACCCGAACCTGCAGAACATCCCGATCCGCACCGAGGAGGGCCGCCGGATCCGGGAGGGCTTCGTGGTCGGTGCCGGGTTCGAGTCGCTGATGACCGCCGACTACAGCCAGATCGAGATGCGGATCATGGCGCACCTCTCGGAGGACGCGCTGCTGATCGAGGCGTTCCGCTCCGGCCAGGACTTCCACTCGATCACCGCCGCCCGGGTCTTCGACGTGCCGGCCGCGGACGTGAACGTCGAGATGCGCGCGAAGATCAAGGCGATGAACTACGGGCTGGCCTACGGACTCTCGGCGTTCGGCCTGGCCCAGCAGCTGCGCATCGAGCCCGGCGAGGCGCGCGAGCTGATGGAGGAGTACTTCCTCACCTTCGGCGGGGTGCGCGACTACCTCGCCGGGGTGGTCGACGAGGCTCGCCGGTCGGGGTTCACCGAGACCATGTGGGGACGTCGCCGCTACCTGCCCGACCTGACCAGCGACAACCGGCAGCGGCGCGAGATGGCCGAGCGGATGGCCCTCAACGCCCCGATCCAGGGGTCGGCCGCCGACCTGATCAAGGTCGCCATGCTCCACGTCGACGGCGCGATCCGGCGCAGCGGGCTGCGGTCGCGGATGCTGCTGCAGGTGCACGACGAGCTCGTGTTCGAGGTGGCGCCGGGGGAGCGGGAGGCGCTCGAGGTGCTGGTGCGTGAGCAGATGGGCGGCGCCGCCGACCTGGCCGTGCCGCTGGACGTCTCGGTCGGCACCGGCCGCAGCTGGCACGAGGCCGCCCACTAG
- a CDS encoding GrpB family protein, producing the protein MTLLRQLLPSATAVDHIGSTSIPGMPAKDCIDAMVQVASVEHVDCGALLEAGFRERPEEWNRREALGPATHPKRVFAPPPGGRSVNIHIREVGSPTARYALLFRDFLRADASSRVTWGRFKVRLAETATDIYSYGQIKSTAQPLLMALAETWAQETSWSA; encoded by the coding sequence GTGACCCTGCTGCGGCAGCTGCTCCCGAGCGCAACCGCCGTGGACCACATCGGCTCCACATCGATCCCAGGCATGCCGGCGAAGGACTGCATCGATGCCATGGTGCAGGTTGCGTCGGTCGAGCACGTCGACTGCGGCGCGCTCCTCGAGGCCGGCTTCCGTGAGCGACCCGAGGAGTGGAACCGCAGGGAGGCGCTCGGCCCGGCCACTCACCCGAAACGCGTCTTCGCGCCACCGCCCGGAGGGCGGTCGGTCAACATCCACATCCGGGAGGTCGGATCGCCGACAGCCCGCTACGCGCTGCTCTTCCGGGACTTCCTGCGCGCGGACGCCAGCAGCCGCGTCACCTGGGGCCGGTTCAAGGTGCGCCTGGCGGAGACCGCGACGGACATCTACTCCTACGGACAGATCAAGTCCACTGCCCAGCCGCTCCTGATGGCACTCGCTGAGACATGGGCGCAGGAGACCTCGTGGTCTGCCTGA